From the genome of Candidatus Eisenbacteria bacterium, one region includes:
- a CDS encoding CTP synthase, with product MTKFVFVTGGVVSSLGKGIAASAIGSLLKSRGLSVTLQKFDPYLNVDPGTMSPYQHGEVYVTDDGAETDLDVGHYERFLGVSMGRENNVTAGQVYDSILQKERRGDYLGRTVQVIPHVTDEIKSRMLAVTRGKKPVDVAIVEIGGTVGDIESLPFLEAIRQLRLELSSVNTLFIHVTLVPHLGAAREIKTKPTQHSVKELRAIGVQPDILLCRSEVPLPQEVKEKIGLFCNVPTQAVIEAIDVASIYEVPLMFHRGGLDDLIVTMLRLDAGPADLRVWQQFQERMKAARDVVTVSVVGKYTHLRDAYKSIQEAITHGGVANGVNVKVEWVDSERIEMDGPEALLGSSHGILIPGGFGDRGTEGMVQAARYARERGVPFFGICLGMQCGVIEFARDVAGLSGADSSEFDPKTPHPVIGLLEGQHGVTKKGGTMRLGAYRCVLTPGSHAAEAYAAPEVAERHRHRYEFNNDYLKRLEEKGLRVTGVYPELNLVEIVELPDHPWFVGVQFHPELRSRPDQPHPLFKGFLGASNAERLRRAGASEAKAGATGSPRG from the coding sequence ATGACCAAATTCGTATTCGTCACGGGCGGGGTCGTCTCTTCGCTCGGGAAGGGAATCGCTGCGTCGGCCATCGGGTCCTTGCTCAAGAGCAGGGGACTCTCGGTCACACTGCAGAAGTTCGATCCCTACCTGAACGTCGATCCCGGCACGATGAGCCCCTATCAGCACGGGGAGGTCTACGTCACCGACGACGGCGCCGAGACCGATCTGGACGTGGGGCACTACGAGCGTTTTCTCGGCGTCTCGATGGGCCGCGAGAACAACGTGACGGCGGGGCAGGTCTACGACTCGATCTTGCAGAAAGAGCGCCGCGGCGACTACCTGGGCCGGACGGTCCAGGTCATTCCCCACGTCACGGACGAGATCAAGTCGCGGATGCTCGCGGTGACGCGGGGCAAGAAGCCGGTGGACGTCGCGATCGTCGAGATCGGCGGCACGGTGGGGGACATCGAGAGCCTGCCGTTCTTGGAAGCGATCCGGCAGCTTCGGCTCGAGCTCTCCTCGGTCAACACCCTCTTCATCCACGTCACGCTGGTGCCGCACCTGGGCGCGGCGCGCGAGATCAAGACGAAGCCGACCCAGCATTCGGTGAAGGAGCTCCGCGCGATCGGCGTCCAGCCGGACATCCTCCTCTGCCGTTCCGAGGTGCCGCTCCCGCAGGAGGTGAAGGAGAAGATCGGCCTCTTCTGCAACGTGCCGACGCAGGCGGTCATCGAGGCGATCGACGTGGCCTCGATCTACGAGGTCCCGCTCATGTTCCATCGGGGCGGACTGGACGACCTGATCGTGACGATGCTGCGTCTGGACGCGGGCCCCGCGGATCTCCGAGTCTGGCAGCAGTTCCAGGAACGGATGAAAGCGGCGCGGGACGTGGTCACGGTTTCCGTGGTGGGCAAGTACACGCATCTACGCGACGCATACAAGAGCATCCAGGAGGCGATCACGCACGGCGGCGTCGCCAACGGGGTCAACGTCAAGGTGGAGTGGGTCGATTCGGAGCGCATCGAGATGGACGGTCCCGAAGCGCTGCTCGGCTCGTCGCACGGCATCCTGATCCCAGGCGGATTCGGCGACCGCGGCACGGAGGGGATGGTCCAGGCCGCGCGCTATGCGCGGGAGCGGGGCGTCCCGTTCTTCGGCATCTGCCTCGGGATGCAGTGCGGGGTCATCGAGTTCGCCCGTGACGTAGCCGGGCTGTCCGGAGCGGACTCCTCCGAGTTCGACCCCAAGACGCCGCATCCGGTGATCGGCCTCCTCGAGGGGCAGCACGGCGTGACGAAGAAGGGCGGCACGATGCGGCTCGGCGCGTACCGCTGCGTCCTGACCCCGGGCAGCCACGCGGCGGAGGCCTACGCGGCTCCTGAGGTGGCCGAGCGCCATCGCCACCGCTACGAATTCAACAACGACTACCTGAAGCGGCTGGAGGAGAAAGGGCTCCGCGTGACCGGGGTCTACCCCGAGCTCAATCTCGTGGAGATCGTGGAGCTCCCGGATCATCCGTGGTTCGTCGGGGTGCAGTTCCATCCCGAGCTCCGGTCGCGTCCCGATCAGCCGCACCCGCTCTTCAAGGGATTCCTCGGGGCGTCCAACGCGGAGCGGCTGCGCCGCGCCGGGGCTTCCGAGGCGAAGGCCGGCGCGACCGGTTCGCCGAGAGGATGA
- a CDS encoding 3-deoxy-8-phosphooctulonate synthase — MTVPARPQFAPVQIGPISVTPGRLALIAGPCVLEDAGMAEEVARELKRIAAELDLPFVFKTSYSKANRSSRESYRGPGPRDGLQTLARIRERVGVPVTSDIHETVEVASAAEALDLLQIPAFLCRQTPLIEAAAKSGKPIHIKKGQFLDPASMARAVEKARAAGAQGVIVTERGTTFGYGDLVVDYRSFGVMGRLECPIFFDATHSVQQPGGAETGGQREHVPLLARAAVAAGADGLFIETHPDPARARSDRESQWPLAELPALLRSLMKIHQAVADTSLVETRRP, encoded by the coding sequence ATGACGGTGCCCGCGCGCCCGCAGTTCGCCCCGGTCCAAATCGGCCCGATCTCGGTTACGCCCGGGCGCCTCGCGCTCATCGCGGGCCCGTGCGTGCTCGAGGACGCGGGAATGGCCGAAGAGGTGGCCCGCGAGCTCAAGCGGATCGCCGCGGAGCTCGATCTCCCGTTCGTCTTCAAGACCTCCTACTCGAAAGCCAACCGCTCATCGCGTGAAAGCTATCGCGGGCCCGGCCCTCGGGACGGCCTTCAGACGCTCGCCCGGATCCGGGAGCGGGTCGGCGTTCCGGTCACGAGCGACATCCACGAGACGGTCGAGGTGGCCTCGGCGGCCGAGGCGCTCGATCTGCTACAGATTCCGGCGTTCCTCTGCCGGCAGACGCCGCTCATCGAAGCCGCGGCGAAAAGTGGGAAGCCGATTCATATCAAGAAGGGGCAATTCCTCGACCCGGCCTCGATGGCGCGCGCGGTGGAGAAGGCACGCGCGGCGGGGGCTCAGGGCGTGATCGTGACGGAGCGGGGGACCACGTTCGGCTACGGCGATCTCGTGGTCGACTACCGATCGTTCGGCGTGATGGGGCGCCTCGAGTGCCCCATCTTCTTCGACGCGACCCACTCGGTTCAGCAGCCGGGCGGCGCGGAGACCGGCGGCCAGCGGGAGCACGTTCCGCTCCTGGCCCGGGCGGCGGTGGCCGCGGGCGCGGACGGCCTCTTCATCGAGACCCACCCCGATCCGGCGCGCGCGCGGTCCGACCGGGAATCGCAGTGGCCGCTGGCCGAGCTGCCCGCCCTGCTGCGCTCCTTGATGAAGATCCACCAAGCAGTTGCCGATACGAGTCTTGTGGAGACACGCAGGCCGTGA
- a CDS encoding KpsF/GutQ family sugar-phosphate isomerase yields MPHLLRRDPLGSAAGRRGDRRPAGARSAPGPGGGGRGRGRPLHRDPPRSGARAVRPGIAVAAGRAARPAALLDEDPPSSCRYESCGDTQAVTKSLYREKSKAGVEPASETQVAAWAREVLALECEAIQGLKPLIGKEFEAAIQTLSKVRGQVLTLGVGKSGLVAKKIAATLTGTGTPATFVHPVDAVHGDLGIVSRDDAAILLSKSGETAELLELLPAFRRRGVAIITMTCHPESSLGTASDHVLDLGRPPEACPENLVPTSTTTAALALGDAVAIVLMRLKGFTREDFVFLHPGGVVGQAALLRVEDRMHGGDALPRVGTEATLRDALLEILNKRLGMTTVVDRSGVLRGILTDGDLKRILLRGDADLAQAVEKVMSRAPRSIEADALIAQAVRKMEENEGGAITSLVVLDPGGRPLGVIHLHDCLDLRTR; encoded by the coding sequence GTGCCCCATCTTCTTCGACGCGACCCACTCGGTTCAGCAGCCGGGCGGCGCGGAGACCGGCGGCCAGCGGGAGCACGTTCCGCTCCTGGCCCGGGCGGCGGTGGCCGCGGGCGCGGACGGCCTCTTCATCGAGACCCACCCCGATCCGGCGCGCGCGCGGTCCGACCGGGAATCGCAGTGGCCGCTGGCCGAGCTGCCCGCCCTGCTGCGCTCCTTGATGAAGATCCACCAAGCAGTTGCCGATACGAGTCTTGTGGAGACACGCAGGCCGTGACGAAGAGCCTCTACCGCGAGAAATCCAAGGCCGGCGTGGAGCCGGCTTCCGAAACCCAGGTCGCCGCGTGGGCCAGGGAGGTTCTGGCTCTTGAGTGCGAGGCGATTCAAGGCCTCAAGCCTCTAATCGGCAAAGAATTCGAGGCCGCGATTCAGACGCTTTCGAAGGTCCGCGGCCAGGTCCTCACCCTCGGTGTCGGGAAGTCCGGCCTGGTCGCGAAGAAGATCGCGGCCACCCTCACGGGCACGGGGACACCGGCCACGTTCGTCCATCCGGTCGACGCCGTCCACGGCGACCTGGGTATTGTGTCGCGGGACGACGCGGCCATCCTCCTCTCGAAGAGCGGGGAGACGGCCGAGCTGCTGGAGCTTCTGCCCGCCTTCCGGCGTCGCGGGGTCGCCATCATCACGATGACCTGCCACCCCGAGTCGTCCCTCGGAACCGCGTCGGACCACGTGCTCGACCTGGGCCGCCCGCCCGAGGCCTGTCCCGAGAACCTCGTGCCGACCTCGACCACGACCGCGGCCTTGGCGCTGGGCGATGCGGTCGCGATCGTGCTGATGCGGCTCAAGGGATTCACGCGCGAAGATTTCGTCTTCCTCCACCCCGGCGGCGTCGTGGGCCAGGCCGCGCTCCTCCGCGTCGAGGACCGGATGCACGGCGGCGACGCGCTTCCCCGCGTCGGCACCGAAGCCACGCTCCGGGACGCGCTCCTCGAGATATTGAACAAGCGCCTCGGCATGACGACGGTGGTGGACCGTTCGGGCGTCCTGCGCGGCATTCTGACGGACGGAGACCTGAAGCGGATCCTGCTTCGCGGCGACGCCGATCTCGCGCAGGCCGTGGAGAAGGTGATGTCGCGCGCGCCCCGATCGATCGAGGCGGACGCCCTCATCGCGCAGGCGGTCCGGAAGATGGAGGAGAACGAGGGGGGAGCGATCACGTCTCTCGTCGTGCTCGACCCGGGGGGCCGGCCCCTCGGGGTCATCCACCTCCACGATTGTCTCGATCTCAGGACGCGGTAA
- the lptC gene encoding LPS export ABC transporter periplasmic protein LptC, whose product MRWHGFDRAGRCVIMSALLAIGLDGCRGKPNSAPSEAEIRIPDQEARDFALTESSVGKKSWTLRASYAAMYNDRNLVDAQTVRIEFFNDKGETYSTLVADQGLVHQRTNDLEARGHVKIVTTSGVKLETDSLRWMNNTGKIVSDAFVKVTRKSDVVTGWGFESDANLDHFHLSREVHAEVREMEGTAAGDSGSSR is encoded by the coding sequence ATGCGCTGGCACGGGTTTGACCGCGCCGGCAGGTGCGTGATAATGTCGGCGCTCCTCGCGATCGGCCTCGACGGCTGCCGGGGAAAGCCGAATTCCGCTCCCAGCGAGGCGGAGATTCGGATCCCCGACCAGGAGGCCCGGGATTTCGCGCTCACGGAGAGCTCGGTGGGGAAGAAGAGCTGGACCCTTCGGGCTTCATACGCGGCCATGTACAACGACCGAAACCTCGTGGACGCTCAGACGGTTCGCATCGAGTTCTTCAACGATAAAGGCGAGACGTACTCGACGCTCGTGGCCGATCAGGGCCTCGTCCACCAGCGAACGAACGACCTCGAGGCCCGGGGCCACGTCAAGATCGTCACGACGAGCGGCGTGAAGCTGGAAACGGATTCGCTCCGGTGGATGAACAACACCGGAAAGATCGTCTCGGACGCGTTCGTCAAGGTCACGCGAAAGAGCGACGTGGTGACCGGCTGGGGTTTCGAGAGCGACGCCAATCTCGACCATTTCCATCTCTCGCGCGAGGTTCACGCGGAAGTCCGCGAGATGGAAGGGACCGCGGCGGGCGACAGCGGATCGAGCCGATGA
- the lptB gene encoding LPS export ABC transporter ATP-binding protein, translated as MTGLVARDLERYYGNWKVVDKVTIEVQRGQVVGLLGPNGAGKTTTFYLIVGLLRADGGRIEFDGRDVTRAPMHERARIGIGYLQQEPSIFRRLTVRENILAILETLKLSKKERAQRLTQLLEELNISHLADRKGYNLSGGERRRVEITRALVTQPGYLLLDEPFVGIDPIAVGEIQDIVSRLQKKGLGILITDHNVRETLSTTDRAYIMFEGKILLHGTSEELARDPVARQIYLGERFRLD; from the coding sequence ATGACGGGGCTCGTGGCGCGCGATCTCGAGCGTTACTATGGAAACTGGAAGGTCGTCGACAAGGTGACGATCGAGGTCCAGCGGGGCCAGGTCGTCGGGCTTCTGGGGCCGAACGGGGCGGGAAAGACCACGACGTTCTATCTGATCGTGGGCCTCCTTCGCGCGGACGGGGGCCGGATCGAGTTCGACGGCCGGGACGTGACGCGGGCGCCCATGCACGAGCGGGCGCGGATCGGGATCGGCTATCTCCAGCAGGAGCCGTCGATCTTCCGTCGCCTCACGGTGCGGGAGAACATCCTCGCGATCTTGGAGACGTTGAAGCTGAGTAAGAAGGAGCGGGCGCAGCGGCTAACGCAGCTTCTCGAGGAGCTGAACATCTCGCACCTCGCGGACCGGAAGGGATACAACCTGTCCGGGGGGGAGCGGCGCCGCGTGGAGATCACGCGCGCGCTGGTCACGCAGCCGGGGTATCTCCTCCTGGATGAGCCGTTCGTCGGGATCGATCCGATCGCGGTCGGAGAGATCCAGGACATCGTCTCGCGATTGCAGAAGAAGGGGTTGGGCATCCTGATCACCGATCACAACGTGCGGGAGACGCTCAGCACGACGGACCGCGCGTACATCATGTTCGAAGGCAAAATATTGCTTCACGGCACCAGCGAGGAGCTCGCGCGGGACCCTGTCGCTCGCCAGATCTATCTCGGCGAGCGGTTCCGATTGGACTGA
- the rpoN gene encoding RNA polymerase factor sigma-54 encodes MEMRHGLRMQQKPTLIMTQRLQQALKLLQMPTLELQQALKQELERNPLLEEVDEVDEVEEMEEVKKEAGQEDSAEPVETVEPDKNQEVDWNELWPDQFEGPSAPRTDDPDAEFYERVPVTRESLGDHLIEQLRLLSLEEDNLALGEYLIGSIDENGYLQTTVEEVAETFGIAPDKVEDILAAIQKFEPAGVGARNLQECLWIQLVQRKQETTLAGRIVQEQFDNLLARRFGEIGRNLKCTVEDVQAAGDLISTLDPRPGQEIAAEETKYVTPDLIVERVGEDFVVSLNDRNVPRLRISAAYQQMLRNKTAGQDETRKFISDKLNSAKWLIQTIEQRRKTMIKVMRRIVEEQKEFFERGVEGLRPLTLQQIANQIGMHESTVSRVTTNKYVQTPRGVFELKYFFSSGLATEEGDDVSAKVAKDKILTLINNEDKREPLSDQRVAEILHEQGLRIARRTVAKYREALRLLPARARRRYA; translated from the coding sequence ATGGAAATGAGACATGGCCTGAGAATGCAGCAGAAGCCGACGCTGATCATGACGCAGCGTCTGCAGCAGGCCTTGAAATTACTACAAATGCCGACCCTCGAGCTCCAGCAGGCGTTGAAGCAGGAGCTGGAGCGGAATCCGCTCCTCGAGGAGGTCGATGAAGTCGACGAAGTCGAGGAGATGGAGGAGGTCAAGAAGGAGGCGGGGCAGGAGGACAGCGCCGAGCCGGTCGAGACCGTGGAGCCGGATAAGAACCAGGAGGTCGACTGGAACGAGCTCTGGCCGGACCAGTTCGAGGGGCCATCCGCCCCTCGCACGGACGATCCGGACGCCGAGTTCTACGAGCGCGTTCCGGTCACGCGGGAAAGCCTGGGCGACCACCTGATCGAGCAGCTTCGCCTCCTCTCGCTGGAGGAGGACAATCTTGCGCTCGGCGAATACCTGATCGGGTCGATCGACGAAAACGGATATCTACAGACGACCGTCGAGGAGGTGGCCGAGACATTCGGCATCGCGCCGGACAAGGTCGAGGACATCCTCGCCGCGATCCAGAAATTCGAGCCCGCCGGCGTCGGCGCGCGAAATCTCCAAGAGTGCCTCTGGATCCAGCTGGTGCAGCGGAAGCAGGAGACAACGCTCGCGGGTCGGATCGTCCAGGAGCAGTTCGACAACCTGCTCGCCCGGCGCTTCGGGGAGATCGGCCGGAATCTGAAATGCACCGTCGAGGACGTCCAGGCCGCGGGCGACCTCATCTCCACGTTGGATCCCCGGCCGGGGCAGGAGATCGCCGCCGAGGAGACCAAGTACGTGACCCCGGACCTGATCGTCGAGCGCGTCGGGGAAGACTTCGTCGTCTCGCTCAACGATCGGAACGTGCCGCGGCTCCGGATCAGCGCCGCCTATCAGCAGATGCTTCGCAACAAGACCGCGGGCCAGGACGAGACGCGGAAATTCATCTCCGACAAGCTGAACTCGGCCAAGTGGCTCATCCAGACGATCGAGCAGCGGCGAAAGACGATGATCAAGGTCATGCGCCGGATCGTGGAGGAGCAGAAGGAGTTCTTCGAGAGGGGCGTCGAAGGGCTCCGGCCCCTCACGCTCCAGCAGATCGCGAACCAGATCGGGATGCACGAGTCGACCGTCAGCCGCGTGACCACGAACAAGTACGTCCAGACGCCGCGCGGCGTCTTCGAGCTGAAGTATTTCTTCTCGAGCGGCCTCGCGACGGAAGAGGGGGACGACGTCTCGGCCAAGGTCGCGAAGGACAAGATTCTCACGTTGATCAACAACGAGGACAAGCGCGAGCCGCTGAGCGATCAGCGCGTCGCCGAGATCCTGCACGAGCAGGGGCTCCGGATCGCCCGGCGCACCGTCGCCAAGTACCGTGAGGCGCTGCGGCTCCTGCCGGCGCGCGCACGGCGGCGTTACGCTTGA
- the raiA gene encoding ribosome-associated translation inhibitor RaiA: MEITIKGRHWKPPQTFRDYAVEQIEKLSRFNPRMIRAQLTVTREGYRHQAELHLHGNDMDLLAKAEATDPRAALDMVLVKQERSLLRRKGRIKDRKKHAPTIRLQPPAEEIRPLPRTTAEPINVVRLRPDRPVLSVDEAARTLISTKKLVLVFEEQGGEGLRVAYRLGNGKVGLLELD, encoded by the coding sequence ATGGAAATCACGATCAAGGGTCGCCACTGGAAGCCGCCGCAGACCTTCCGCGATTACGCCGTCGAGCAGATCGAGAAGCTGAGCCGTTTCAACCCGCGGATGATCCGGGCCCAGCTCACGGTCACCCGGGAAGGGTACCGCCACCAGGCGGAGCTCCACCTCCACGGAAACGACATGGATCTTCTGGCGAAGGCGGAGGCCACTGATCCGCGCGCGGCGCTCGACATGGTTCTGGTCAAACAGGAGCGGTCGCTCCTACGCCGCAAGGGTCGGATCAAGGACCGGAAGAAGCATGCCCCGACGATTCGCCTGCAGCCCCCCGCCGAGGAGATCCGCCCCCTGCCGCGGACGACCGCCGAGCCGATCAACGTCGTGCGCTTGAGGCCGGATCGACCCGTCCTGAGCGTCGACGAAGCGGCGCGCACGCTGATCTCGACGAAGAAGCTGGTTCTGGTCTTCGAGGAGCAGGGTGGGGAGGGTCTCCGGGTCGCCTACAGGCTCGGGAACGGCAAGGTCGGTCTGCTTGAGCTCGACTAG